Within the Candidatus Zixiibacteriota bacterium genome, the region GAAAAAGACTATACTTACAATTGTTTCGATACTGGTTGCTGTCAGTTTTGCCGCGGCTGATGAAGATGGCGGCTATGCGGGAGTATTTCTTCAGTTGCCGGTGCAGGCGCGACCGGCCGGCATGGGCGGAGCATATATCGGGGTGTCCGATGACGCCTCGGGTCAACTGTATAACCCGGCCGGAGCCGCCGGGATAGTATCCCGCTCTCTAACCAGTTCCTATCGGGCGATGAAACTTGACCGCAGCCTCGGATTTATCTCGGTAATTTTCCCCACCAAACTGGAATCGTCATTGGGATTTTCCTGGCTCTTTGCCGGTTATGGCGAAATCGCCCGGCGAAACACCAGCGGACAGGATTTGGGAACTACCATTTCATCCAGTGAGCATAATTTCGGCGTCTCTTTCGCCAAGTCGTTTGTCCCGTATTTCATGGCTGGCACAAAAATCAATTATTACTACAAGAAAGTAGGCGACCTCAGCGCCAATTCGGTCGGCATAAATCTCGGCGCCATGCTGCTGGTTGATTCGCTCTTTGAATACGGCACTATGGAATCCAAGCCGATTACCGATATCCGCCTTGGTCTGGTTGTCAATCATTTTGCCGCCAAATACCCCTGGTCAAACGAAAGCGGTTCTCTCTCTGCCACTCAGGACGATAAATTCCCGCTGACCATCGGCGCCGGCATTTCCGCCCGAACCATTAATCAGAAACTCCTGCTTGCCGCCGACATCGAGAAAAACAGCAAGCAGAGCCCCTTCTTCCGCTTCGGCGGCGAATACAATCTGATTGAAAAACTCCTCATCCGAACCGGACTGAATAACGGCGTCATTACCGCCGGAATGGGATATGAAGTCCTCTTCAGCAATCTCCGCCTGACTATCAATTACGCTTTCTCGGATGACCGCGTCGATGAAGGCGCTGACCATATTGTCGGTTTCGACCTTAGATTTTGACGGTGGATTATGCGAAAACTATCACTCTTATTAATATTCCTTCTGACTCTGACACTTGCGTCTCAATCCGATGCCGCAAGCGGGCTGAAGCTTCTCACGGTAGACGCCGGCGCCCGTCCCAGCGGAATGGGGGGAGCCTTCGTCTCTATTACCGCCGACCCTTATTCAACCGCCTATAATCCGGCTGCCAGCTTTGGGGTCGGTCCTTTAACCGGCTCTCTGGGTTACAACACTTACTGGGAGAATGTCCGCATCGAAACCGGATATATTTCTTTTGAGAAGAAGTCTATCGTCTTTTCTACCGGTGTCCAGTTTGCGGTTGTCAGCGATCTGCAGGGACGACAAACACCCACTTCTGAATTTTATCCTTTTGACGCGCATGATGTCTCAATCAAGACCGGCGCAGCCTTTCGGGTAGATAAAGATGTCGTCTTCGGTTTTATGCTCGGTTGGCTCTTTGAGAAAATTGACGTCTATCGCGGCAATGCCTTCTGCCTCGACCTGGGGCTCTTGACTCAGCCATATTCGAATCTGAACGCGGGGCTTGCCGTGCAAAATCTCGGCTCCAAAATAAAGTTGCGCGAAGAAGAAATTGACCTCCCCACCACTTTCCGCGCCGGGCTCTCGTACAGATATCGCCAGATGCTCCCGGCCGCCGACATTGTGGTCCTTGATGATGAATTCCATCTTCATCTTGGCGGGGAGTATGACTTCGGTCGCGGCTTTACGCTGCGTGGCGGTTATCGCGCCGGTTATGACCTGCATTCGTTTTCAGCGGGCGCCGGATTCAGCCGCCGCAATATCCGCATTGATTATGCCTTTGTCCCTTATAAAAATGATTTCAGCGATTCACACTTATTTAATCTAACTTTCACATTGTAAGAAGGAGAGCCTTTGGAGTATGGCTAAGTATAAGATTGCCTGGATGCCGGGCGACGGCGTCGGAAAAGATGTGATGGAAGCGGCCCGCATCGTTCTCGATAAGTTCCGCTTTGACGCCGAATATGTTCCGGCCGACATCGGATGGGAATTCTGGTGTAAAGAAGCCAACCCTCTGCCGGAGCGCACCATCAATATTCTGAAAAACACCGATTGCGCCTTATTCGGCGCCATTACCTCGAAACCGAAAGAAGAAGCCGAAGCCGAACTGATTCCTGCCCTGAAAGGAAAAGGACATGTCTATTCTTCCCCCATTGTCCGTCTGCGGCAGGAATTCAATCTGCGCACCAATCTGCGCCCTTGCAAGGCTTATCCCGGCAACCCCCTCAATTACAAAGAGGGCATTGATATCGTTGTTTTCCGCGAAAACACCGAAGACCTTTATGCCGGAGTGGAGTTTTTCCCGCTTCCCGATGAAGTTCGTGAGGTCCTTAAAAAGAACAACAAGAATATGAGAAAATTCGATGCCCATCCCGGCAGTGAGGTGGCAGTGTCGCTTCGAATAAACACCAAAACCGGCTGCCGCAATATCATAACTGATGCCTTCGAATATGCCAGGAGAACCGGCCGCAAAACAGTCACAGTCGTTGAGAAACCGAATGTCATAAGGGAAACTTCGGGACTGATGATCCGCACGGCGCGGGAAGTTGCCAGGAATTACCCGGAAATAAAACTGGATGAAGCCAATATTGATGCCATGTGCATGTGGCTGCTCAAAAACCCGCTCGATTACTCGGTGCTGGTCACTTCCAATATGT harbors:
- a CDS encoding PorV/PorQ family protein, encoding MKKTILTIVSILVAVSFAAADEDGGYAGVFLQLPVQARPAGMGGAYIGVSDDASGQLYNPAGAAGIVSRSLTSSYRAMKLDRSLGFISVIFPTKLESSLGFSWLFAGYGEIARRNTSGQDLGTTISSSEHNFGVSFAKSFVPYFMAGTKINYYYKKVGDLSANSVGINLGAMLLVDSLFEYGTMESKPITDIRLGLVVNHFAAKYPWSNESGSLSATQDDKFPLTIGAGISARTINQKLLLAADIEKNSKQSPFFRFGGEYNLIEKLLIRTGLNNGVITAGMGYEVLFSNLRLTINYAFSDDRVDEGADHIVGFDLRF
- a CDS encoding PorV/PorQ family protein, whose translation is MRKLSLLLIFLLTLTLASQSDAASGLKLLTVDAGARPSGMGGAFVSITADPYSTAYNPAASFGVGPLTGSLGYNTYWENVRIETGYISFEKKSIVFSTGVQFAVVSDLQGRQTPTSEFYPFDAHDVSIKTGAAFRVDKDVVFGFMLGWLFEKIDVYRGNAFCLDLGLLTQPYSNLNAGLAVQNLGSKIKLREEEIDLPTTFRAGLSYRYRQMLPAADIVVLDDEFHLHLGGEYDFGRGFTLRGGYRAGYDLHSFSAGAGFSRRNIRIDYAFVPYKNDFSDSHLFNLTFTL
- a CDS encoding isocitrate/isopropylmalate family dehydrogenase, whose protein sequence is MAKYKIAWMPGDGVGKDVMEAARIVLDKFRFDAEYVPADIGWEFWCKEANPLPERTINILKNTDCALFGAITSKPKEEAEAELIPALKGKGHVYSSPIVRLRQEFNLRTNLRPCKAYPGNPLNYKEGIDIVVFRENTEDLYAGVEFFPLPDEVREVLKKNNKNMRKFDAHPGSEVAVSLRINTKTGCRNIITDAFEYARRTGRKTVTVVEKPNVIRETSGLMIRTAREVARNYPEIKLDEANIDAMCMWLLKNPLDYSVLVTSNMFGDIISDLCAQLVGGLGFASSGNIGDKYAVFEPTHGSAPKYAGMYKVNPMAMLLTVVLMMEW